The Metabacillus schmidteae genome has a segment encoding these proteins:
- a CDS encoding amino acid ABC transporter substrate-binding protein, with amino-acid sequence MKKLFLSVVMAISFIFLLAACGANQENADDTTDSKETAEKEVLKVGTEGTYAPFTFHNEEGELTGYDVEVIKEVAKRMEVEIEFMETQWDSMFAGLNSERFDLIANQVGINEDRLANYDFSTPYTYSSSVIVTPADNNDITSFEDLKGKKSAQSLTSNYGAIAEENGAELVGVEGLAQSIELIKQGRADVTVNDKLAVLDYMKTQKDKSVKIVAESNDVSEMAFTFNKGNEELVEKVNEQLEAMKEDGTLAKISKEWFDEDVSAK; translated from the coding sequence ATGAAGAAATTATTTTTGAGTGTGGTTATGGCAATATCGTTTATTTTTCTATTAGCCGCTTGTGGAGCAAACCAGGAAAATGCAGACGATACTACCGATTCAAAAGAAACAGCTGAAAAGGAAGTTCTTAAAGTAGGTACTGAGGGGACTTACGCACCATTTACCTTCCATAATGAAGAAGGCGAACTAACGGGATATGACGTTGAAGTAATCAAAGAGGTTGCAAAACGTATGGAAGTTGAAATTGAATTTATGGAAACACAATGGGATTCTATGTTTGCTGGATTAAACTCAGAACGTTTTGATTTAATTGCAAACCAAGTAGGAATTAATGAGGACCGTTTGGCGAACTATGATTTTTCAACACCATATACATATTCTTCATCTGTTATTGTTACACCAGCCGATAACAATGATATTACCTCATTTGAGGATCTAAAAGGGAAAAAATCGGCACAGTCCTTAACAAGTAATTATGGAGCAATTGCTGAAGAAAATGGAGCAGAGCTTGTTGGGGTAGAAGGTCTTGCCCAATCGATCGAGTTAATTAAACAAGGGCGTGCTGATGTAACAGTAAACGATAAACTAGCTGTTTTAGACTACATGAAAACACAAAAAGATAAAAGTGTAAAAATCGTAGCAGAGTCTAATGATGTTTCTGAAATGGCGTTTACATTTAATAAAGGAAATGAAGAGCTAGTTGAAAAGGTTAATGAACAAT
- a CDS encoding methyl-accepting chemotaxis protein, which yields MNAAIEAARAGEHGKGFAVVANEVRNLAEQVSHSILDITTIVTNIQSESTSVIEALTDGYNQVEESSNQIQQTGKAFHDINESIINMTNKVTNITTQLSDIAHHSQQINQSIDNIASISQESAASIEETTATVQQTTSSIELLSRNANSLEKLSEELQEMVKKFRI from the coding sequence TTGAATGCTGCTATTGAGGCTGCAAGAGCAGGGGAGCATGGTAAAGGGTTTGCCGTTGTTGCAAATGAAGTACGAAATCTCGCAGAACAAGTATCACATTCAATTTTAGACATAACGACGATTGTCACGAATATTCAATCAGAATCCACCAGTGTGATTGAAGCATTAACCGATGGTTATAACCAGGTTGAGGAAAGTTCAAATCAAATACAGCAAACAGGAAAAGCATTTCATGATATAAATGAATCTATTATAAATATGACTAATAAAGTGACAAACATTACAACACAGCTTTCAGATATTGCACATCATAGTCAACAAATTAATCAATCCATTGACAATATTGCTTCTATTTCGCAAGAATCAGCAGCAAGTATAGAAGAAACAACCGCAACAGTTCAACAAACAACCAGCTCTATTGAACTGCTTTCAAGAAATGCAAATTCTCTTGAAAAGCTATCAGAAGAATTACAAGAAATGGTTAAAAAGTTTCGTATTTGA